Below is a genomic region from Persicimonas caeni.
AGGCGGGCTTGGCGCCGGTGATCTTCATGAATCGGCCCGACATCAACCGCATGCCGCCGATGCCCGAGGAGTTCCAGAACCCCGACTGGTATTACCGTAAAGGGCGCGTGTGGGACTGGAACCAGCGCGACCAAGTCTTGACCGGCGACTTCCCCGGCGGCCTCAAGGACCTGAAGACGACCCACCCGGACGTGCGCAAGGCGCTCATCGACGTCTACAGCTACTGGATCGGCGTGGCCGACTTCGACGGCTTCCGCATCGACACCCTCAAGCACGTCGAGTACGGCTTCTGGGAGGAGTTCGCCCCGGCGATTCGCCAGTACGCCAAGGACCACGGCAAGGACAACTTCTTGATGTTCGGCGAGTCCTTCGACGGCAACGACGAGCTCAACGGAAGCTACACCTTCAACGGCGGCGTCGACTCGGTCTTTTACTTCTCGCACAAGTTCCAGGTCATCGACGGCGTCTTCGTCCACGGCGGGCCGACCTCGCAGATCGAGAGCCTCTTCCAGGCCCGCGAGCAGAACTACGCCTCGGTGCCCAACGCCAACGGCCCCACCGACTCGGAGGGCAACGGGCTGAGCAGCCAGGACCTGCTCATCAACTTCATCGACAACCACGACATCCCGCGGTTTCTGTACATGAACCCGGACGTCAACGCCCTGCACAACGCGCTGGTCTACCTGATGACCATCGACGGCATCCCGTGCATCTACTACGGCACCGAGCAAAACTTCGAGGGCGGCAACGACCCATATAACCGCGAGGACATGTGGGACTCGGGCTACGACACCGAAAACGAGACCTTCAAGCTCACCAAGCACCTCATCCAACTGCGCAAAGACCTCGCCCCGCTTCGCCGCGGCGACATGCAGATTCGCTGGGCGACGCCGCGCACCGGCGCCGAAGAGGACGCCGGCATCTTCGCCTTCGAGCGCACCTACAAGGGCGAGACGGTCCTGGTCGTCATCAACACCCACGACGACGAAGCGAGCCACACGAGCTTCGAGGGCAGCGACATGCAGACGAGCTTCTCGCAAGGGACCGTGCTGACCAACGTGTTCGAGGACGACGACACGGCCAACGACCAGGTGACCGTGGGAGCGAACGGGACGTTGAAGGTCGAAGTAGAGCCACGCGGCGGCAAGGTGTACGTAGTCAAATAAACCAAACAAGACGAGCCCGAAGGGCAGATCCCAATCTCTTGATAGCCCCCTGCGTAGCGAAGCGGAGCTGGGGGATGCGAAGGGCGGATCCCACATTTTTGATAGCCCCCTGCGAAGCGAAGCGGAGCTGGGGGAATGAAGGTCAACATGGCAACAGCCCCCAAGACAACCCAACCCCAAGGCGCCATCGACCTCCGCGACCTCATCAAGTCCTACGGCGACACCGAGGTCCTCAAGGGCATCAACCTGACGATCGCCCCCGGCGAATTCTTGGTGCTCGTCGGCCCCTCGGGTTGCGGCAAATCGACGCTCTTGCGCTGCATCGCCGGGCTCGAAGAGATCACCGGCGGTGACCTGGTCATCGACGGGCGCAAGTGCAACGACGTGCACCCGAAGGACCGCGACCTGGCGATGGTCTTCCAGTCGTACGCGCTCTACCCGCACATGACGGTGGCCGAAAACCTGGCGTTCTCGCTGACGGTTCGGAAATTCGACGACGCCGAGATCGAAAAGCGCGTCGCCGAGGTCGCCGAGCGCCTCGGGCTGACGCCCTTGCTCGGGCGGCGCTCGAAGCAGCTCTCCGGCGGCCAGCGCCAGCGCGTGGCGGTGGGCCGAGCGATCGTGCGAGAGCCCAAGGCGTTCCTCTTCGACGAGCCCCTGTCGAACCTCGACGCCGCCCTTCGCGGCAAGATGCGCATCGAGCTCAAGAAACTCCACCACGACCTGGGCGCCACGATGATCTACGTGACCCACGACCAGGTCGAGGCGATGACGCTCGCCGACCGCATCGTGGTCCTCGAAGGCGGCCACGTCCAACAGGTGGGAAGCCCCACCGAACTCTTCGAGAACCCGTCGAATATCTTCGTTGCCGGCTTTATCGGCAGCCCGCCGATGAATTTTCTGTCCAGTGAGCCCAGCTCGGATCTGCGCGTGGCCGGCGAGGGCTTCGAACTCGCCCTGTCCGACCGCTTCAAAGGCGTCGACCTGCCCGCCGAGGTGACCGCCGGCGTGCGCCCCACTGGGCTCGTGCTCGACGGCGACGGCCAAGGCCGCGTGCGCGGCCGAGTCGAGGTCGTCGAGCCACTCGGCTGGGAGTCGTACGTGCACGTGAGCATCGGCGACAGCGAGGACGAGCGCATCGTCGCGCAGATCCCGACCGAGCGTGCACGGCAATACGACCACGGCGACGCGATCGAGCTGACCGTGGCCGCCGAAGACGTGCACGTGTTCGATTCGAAGACGACTCAGGCGATTCGACCCACGACGGAGGAGCGAAATGGGTCGGTATAACAACATCTTCCTCTCCACCCGAAGGGAAGGAGAGGACCGAGGAGAGGCCTCCCTTTCCACGAAGCGAAGCGAAGTGGAGAGGGACCGAGGGAGAGGCCTTCTTCGCGTTTGCAGCGCATTGCTGATTTTGCTGTTCGCACTCCTCACATCGAGCGTCGCCTTCGCCGCCGAGATCGACGTCTGGCACAGCTACCGCGGCGCCGAAGAAAAGGCGCTCGCCGAGCTCGTCACCCGCTGGAACGACACGCACCCCGACGAGCCCGTCCGCCTGCTCGCCGTGCCCCACGAGGCCTACGCGAACAAGCTGACCTCGGCGATTCCGCGCGGCCAGGGGCCAGACCTGTTCATCTTCGCCCACGAGCGCATCGGCGACTGGGCCGAGTCGGGCATCATCGCCCCGCTCGACGACAAGCTCGACGAGGCCGAGCAGGACGCGTTTTTGCCGGTCACCCTCGACGCGCTTCGCTACGGCGACAAGCTGTACGGCGTGCCGCTGGCGTTCAAGACGGTCGCCCTCTTCTACAACAAAGACCTCGTCGACAACCCGCCCGAGACCACCGAGGAGCTCGTCGCGCTCGCCGAAGCGCAGCGCGACGAGGAGGCCGGAAGCTTCGGACTCGCCTACCAGGCCGACAGCTTCTACTTCCACGCCGGCTGGTTCTTCGGGTTCGGCGGCAAGATCTTCAACGACGACGGCACCGCCCGGCTCGACCGGCCGGAGAACGCCAAGAGCCTGGCGTTCGTCGCCGATTTGCGCGAGCGCGGGCTCATCCCCGAGGAGCCGACCGGCGCGCTCGTCGGCGAGTTGTTCAACGACGGCAAAGCGGCCGCGGTCATCCAAGGGCCGTGGTTCTTGGGCGAGATCGACGAGTCGGTCGACTACGCCGTGGCGCCGCTGCCGAGGGTCTCGGAGACCGGGCTTCCCGCCCGGCCCTTCCTGACGGTCGAGGCGGCGCTGGTGTCGGCCGAGGCGACGAACCCCGACGGCGCGATGGCCTTCGCGCGCTATTTGAGCGCGCCCGACGGCGCGAAGTTTCGCCTGCAGGAGGGCAAACAGCTCGTGGCCAACGAGGCGGTCTACGAGGACGCAAGCGTCGAGCTCCCGCAGGCGCTGCGCGCCTTCCAGGAGCAGTCGAAGCAGGCCAAGCCGATGCCCAACCAGCCGCTGATGCGCGCGGTGTGGGAGCCGGCGGCGCTGGCGATGCGCAGCGTGCTCCGAGGCTCGCTGGGGCCGGAGGGCGCGCTTAAAAAAGCGCAGCAGCGCTTCGAAGTCGTCACCCGCGCCCCGCCCGAGCAGAAGAATCCGTTCCCGTACCTCATCGGCCTCGTCGTCCTGCTCGCCGCAGCGCTCGGCTGGCTGTGGCTCGGCCTGAAGCGCCAGGGCGGCATGGCCGCGCTTCGCCAGAAGAAGCACGCCTACCTGTACCTGCTCCCTGGCGGGCTCGCGCTCGTCTTGCTCGTCCTCGTGCCGTTCGTGGTGGGCACGGCGGTGGCCTTCTTCAGCCACCGCGGCGGCGAGTTTACGTTCGTCGGGCTGTCGAATTTCGTGAGCATCATCTTCAGCGAGGACTACCCGGTCACCGACCCGCTGTCGTTCTACTTCACGCTCGGCGTGACGGTGATGTGGACGGCGATCAACGTCTTCTTCCACGTCTCCATCGGTCTGGCGCTGGCGATGCTGCTGCGCAACAAGTGGCTCAAGCTCAAGGGCGTCTACCGGGTACTCCTGATCGTGCCGTGGGCGGTGCCGAGCTATATCACCGCGCTCATCTGGAAGGGGATGTTCCACAGCCAGTTCGGCGCCATCAACGGCATCTTGGAGAGCGTCGGCTTGGAGCCGGTGCCCTGGTTTTCGGGCTTTTGGACGGCGTTCGCGGCCAACGTGACCACCAACACATGGCTCGGTTTCCCGTTCATGATGGTCGTCTGCCTGGGCGCGCTGCAGGCGGTGCCCAAGGACATCGAAGAAGCCGCGATGATGGACGGCGCCAACGCCTGGACGCGCTTCTGGCGGGTCATCCTGCCCCAGATCAAGCCGGCGCTGGTCCCGGCGGTGGTCCTGGGCAGCGTGTGGACCTTCAACATGTTCAATATCATCTACCTGGTCAGCGGCGGCGAGCCGGACGGCTCGACCGAGATCCTCATCTCGGAGGCCTACAAGTGGGCGTTTAGCCGCCAAGAGCAGTACGGCTATGCGGCGGCGTACGCCACGTTGATCTTCTTGGCGCTGATTGTGTATTCGGCGCTCACGCAGAAGCTGACGGCGGGAGGTGGAGATGATGATTGATCGAGTCAGTTGGAACGGAGTTCAGAAATCGCAACGCCCTCTACATAAGCAATTAAGGACATGAGGGCTGCGATTTGGAACCACGTCGCGGCTCGCAACCCCTATGTCCTTAGATGCTTATGTAGCTGGCGCTACGCACCTGCAAGGCTTTGCTAAGATGAGTCAACCATCAAAAACCCAGGTTTTCCTGACGAACGCGGCGCTCATCGTCGCCGTCTTCGTCACGCTCTACCCCGTGCTGTGGGTCGTCAAGATGGCGCTGACGCCCTCGCAGGCGTTTTCGATGTCGGTCAACCCGATCCCGACCGAGTTCTCGCTGGCGAACTTCGAAGACCTGCTCTTCGCTCAGGACATGGAGGGCAACTGGTTGTTTTTGCACCAGTTCATCAACAGCATCGCCGTGTCGGTGGCCACGACCATTCTGGGCGTCGGCTTCGCGACTACCGCGGCGTACTCGTTCTCGCGGTTTCGGTTTCCGGGCCGCGAGGGCGGCATGAACCTGTTGCTCATCACCCAGATGTTCCCGGGCGTGGTCATGACGATCCCGCTCTACATCATCCTCGAGGAGCTCGGGCTGCTGAATTCGCTCACGGGCATGGCGCTCGTGTACTCGACCACCGCGGTACCCTTTTGCGTGTGGATGCTCAAGGGCTACTTCGACACGATCCCGCGCGAGCTCGAAGAAGCCGCCATCATGGACGGCATGGGCCGCTTCGGCATCTTCACCAAGATTATCTTGCCCCTGGCCAAGCCGGGCATCGTCGTCACGGCTCTGTTCTCGTTCATGACTGCGTGGAATGAGTTCATCCTGGCCGCGACCTTTTTGAGCGAGCCGACCAAGTTCACCCTACCGGTGGCGCTGCAGCGATACGTCGGAGACTACTCGACCGAATGGGGCCGCTTTGCGGCGGGCGCGATTTTGGTGTCGATTCCGGTGATGGCGTTGTTCTTTGCGCTGCAGAAGCATCTTGTGGGTGGGTTGACGGCGGGGAGCGTGAAGGGGTGATGCCTCGTTCGAAACGCGAAGCGTAGCAATGCGGCGCCCCCCATCCGCCCTCCGCTTCGCTCCGGGCACCTTCCCCGAGGGGAAGGGATTCCCTTGCTAGAACCGCAGAAGTAGCTTTTCGCAGGGTAATCCCTTCCCCTGGGGGAAGGTGCCGAGCGCGCGGTTTAGCGCGAGGCGGATGGGGGGCGCCAGAAAGCAAAAAAGTACAGATTTGAACCATACAATAGCCCAACGAGTTCTAAGATGAACAAATACACAATCCTACTCCTCACAGCCGCCCTCACCCTGGCGGCCTGCTCCGATGACGACACGAACAACGCGTCGAATAACACCAACAACGCCGCCGACACCGGCGTCGACACGTCCCCTGACACGTCGACAGACACCGCCGAAGAAGGTCTGTCGGTCATGTCGATCCAGCCCACTAGCGGCGGGGTCTCGGGGGGTACGGCGGTGACGATCGCGGGCACGGGCTTTGTCGACGGGGCGAAGGTCTTCTTCGGCGACACTGAGGCGACCGACGTCACCTTCGTCTCGAAGTTCCAGCTCGACGCGACCTCGCCGGCGGGCGCCATCGGATCGGTCGACGTCGTCGTCGAGAACCCCGACGGCGAGCAGGCGACGCTGACGGGCGGCTTCGAGTACGTCGACGATGCGCCGACGTTGTCGGTGGGATGGTGCGTGCTGCAGTTCCCCGACTCGACCAGCGTCGAGGCGGGCAGTGAGACCGAGGAGATCTTCGGGCGCGTCTACGTCGAGGGATGCTCGGAGGCCGACGCGCAATGCGCCGAGGTAACTGCGCAGGTGGGCTA
It encodes:
- a CDS encoding ABC transporter ATP-binding protein, translated to MATAPKTTQPQGAIDLRDLIKSYGDTEVLKGINLTIAPGEFLVLVGPSGCGKSTLLRCIAGLEEITGGDLVIDGRKCNDVHPKDRDLAMVFQSYALYPHMTVAENLAFSLTVRKFDDAEIEKRVAEVAERLGLTPLLGRRSKQLSGGQRQRVAVGRAIVREPKAFLFDEPLSNLDAALRGKMRIELKKLHHDLGATMIYVTHDQVEAMTLADRIVVLEGGHVQQVGSPTELFENPSNIFVAGFIGSPPMNFLSSEPSSDLRVAGEGFELALSDRFKGVDLPAEVTAGVRPTGLVLDGDGQGRVRGRVEVVEPLGWESYVHVSIGDSEDERIVAQIPTERARQYDHGDAIELTVAAEDVHVFDSKTTQAIRPTTEERNGSV
- a CDS encoding sugar ABC transporter permease → MSQPSKTQVFLTNAALIVAVFVTLYPVLWVVKMALTPSQAFSMSVNPIPTEFSLANFEDLLFAQDMEGNWLFLHQFINSIAVSVATTILGVGFATTAAYSFSRFRFPGREGGMNLLLITQMFPGVVMTIPLYIILEELGLLNSLTGMALVYSTTAVPFCVWMLKGYFDTIPRELEEAAIMDGMGRFGIFTKIILPLAKPGIVVTALFSFMTAWNEFILAATFLSEPTKFTLPVALQRYVGDYSTEWGRFAAGAILVSIPVMALFFALQKHLVGGLTAGSVKG
- a CDS encoding extracellular solute-binding protein produces the protein MLFALLTSSVAFAAEIDVWHSYRGAEEKALAELVTRWNDTHPDEPVRLLAVPHEAYANKLTSAIPRGQGPDLFIFAHERIGDWAESGIIAPLDDKLDEAEQDAFLPVTLDALRYGDKLYGVPLAFKTVALFYNKDLVDNPPETTEELVALAEAQRDEEAGSFGLAYQADSFYFHAGWFFGFGGKIFNDDGTARLDRPENAKSLAFVADLRERGLIPEEPTGALVGELFNDGKAAAVIQGPWFLGEIDESVDYAVAPLPRVSETGLPARPFLTVEAALVSAEATNPDGAMAFARYLSAPDGAKFRLQEGKQLVANEAVYEDASVELPQALRAFQEQSKQAKPMPNQPLMRAVWEPAALAMRSVLRGSLGPEGALKKAQQRFEVVTRAPPEQKNPFPYLIGLVVLLAAALGWLWLGLKRQGGMAALRQKKHAYLYLLPGGLALVLLVLVPFVVGTAVAFFSHRGGEFTFVGLSNFVSIIFSEDYPVTDPLSFYFTLGVTVMWTAINVFFHVSIGLALAMLLRNKWLKLKGVYRVLLIVPWAVPSYITALIWKGMFHSQFGAINGILESVGLEPVPWFSGFWTAFAANVTTNTWLGFPFMMVVCLGALQAVPKDIEEAAMMDGANAWTRFWRVILPQIKPALVPAVVLGSVWTFNMFNIIYLVSGGEPDGSTEILISEAYKWAFSRQEQYGYAAAYATLIFLALIVYSALTQKLTAGGGDDD
- a CDS encoding alpha-amylase family glycosyl hydrolase, which codes for MLLLLALLVGVSGCRDVESIEPGANIDTHVEDWRDEVIYQILVDRFANGDPNNDYRVNPHAMAAYHGGDWQGIIDKLDYLEELGVTALWISPVVKNVETDAGVDGYHGYWAQDFLAPNPHFGDLAKLREMVDKAHERDMKVILDIVTNHVGQVFYYDINGNGQPDESVFGSGTTSELTRVSEYDPDYDPRGIQARTSLGEAGLAPVIFMNRPDINRMPPMPEEFQNPDWYYRKGRVWDWNQRDQVLTGDFPGGLKDLKTTHPDVRKALIDVYSYWIGVADFDGFRIDTLKHVEYGFWEEFAPAIRQYAKDHGKDNFLMFGESFDGNDELNGSYTFNGGVDSVFYFSHKFQVIDGVFVHGGPTSQIESLFQAREQNYASVPNANGPTDSEGNGLSSQDLLINFIDNHDIPRFLYMNPDVNALHNALVYLMTIDGIPCIYYGTEQNFEGGNDPYNREDMWDSGYDTENETFKLTKHLIQLRKDLAPLRRGDMQIRWATPRTGAEEDAGIFAFERTYKGETVLVVINTHDDEASHTSFEGSDMQTSFSQGTVLTNVFEDDDTANDQVTVGANGTLKVEVEPRGGKVYVVK